The Nitrobacter hamburgensis X14 genome contains the following window.
AACGACGCCTACGGCTATTACCGGCCAGACAAAGGCGGCGATAACGGCAAATACGATCAGTTCCTCACGCCGGCCGGTCTCACGTGCGTTGTTCGGCTGCGCGTCATTGTTATCTAACGTGTCGACCATGCGCCCTAGATCCTCAAAATCGAGCAACTTTTGAGCCAGCCGTACGAGGGATACTCGCCGTGCGAGTCTGCTACATAGCGAGCCCGAAGCGTCGCTGCTTGATCTGGATCAAACAAACGCGGGCAACCCTTAATCACGGCAATCCAGAAGATCCTAGCGCGCTTGGTCGGGCTTCTGGCTCACCGTTTCGATGAGACCCAGATGGTCGGCAATGTTCTGTGCGGCATGGGCGAAGAAGGCACGTCCATCACGAACACATGATTAATTCGCCGGCCGCTGCGACGCTAAGCAACAGCTTGTCGGTGTTGAAATCGACTGCCTTTGCAGCCGCGGCCATGCTGTCCAATGCATCGACTATCTTGAAGCCGGGAATGTCGAGCTCGACTGATCGTTCATTTGTTTGACCTAAATCAAAGCTGGAGATGCTAGCGCTCCGATGGTCAGGGCACACGCCGCATTGTCACCCTCAATATCGAGGGCGTCTAACTTGTCAGTCTAGGCCGGTGGGAGATGCACCATGAAGGCAAGCGCAGCCCTGAGGAAGGAAGCTAAGGCCGGTGATTGCTGGAACGATTTTCAGCCTGGAGATTGGCTCAGTTCCATCAACGTTCGCGATTTCATCGTACGAAACGTTGCGCCTTACACAGGCGACGAAGCTTTTCTCACTGGACCATCGCAGCGCACCAAGGCCGTCTGGGCGAAATTGCAGCCGTACTTCGCCGAGGAACGGAAAAAGGGGGTGCTTGCAGTCGATGCTCAAACTCCCTCGACATTGCTTGCACACAAGGCCGGCTACATCGATCGCGACAACGAAATCATCGTGGGTCTTCAGACCGACCAGCCTTTCAAGCGGGCGATTTTCCCCTTCGGCGGCTTGCGGATGGTCG
Protein-coding sequences here:
- the napE gene encoding periplasmic nitrate reductase, NapE protein, which codes for MVDTLDNNDAQPNNARETGRREELIVFAVIAAFVWPVIAVGVVGGYGFLVWMSQLILGPPGPPGT